In Bacillus toyonensis BCT-7112, a single window of DNA contains:
- the noc gene encoding nucleoid occlusion protein has protein sequence MKNTFSRLFGFGDKESEFELQDESHEEIDKKVYEEIQEIPIVNITPNRYQPRTVFDDARIDELALTIRTHGLIQPIVVRQYEDDKYEIIAGERRFRAATKLGWEKVPAIIKNLNDTETASVALIENLQREELTAIEEAVAYQKLIELHNLTQEALAQRLGKGQSTIANKLRLLKLPEEIKSALLEKSITERHARALIPLKNEELQLKVLQEIVEKQLNVKQTEERIAKLLEEVKPKRKAKQKAVSRDARIAMNTIRQSLQMVADSGLNVNSEEEEFDEYYQITIKVPKKK, from the coding sequence ATGAAAAATACGTTTTCTCGTTTATTTGGCTTTGGAGATAAAGAGAGCGAATTCGAATTACAAGACGAAAGCCATGAAGAAATAGATAAAAAGGTATATGAAGAAATACAAGAAATTCCGATCGTAAATATTACTCCTAATCGTTATCAACCACGAACGGTTTTTGACGATGCACGTATCGACGAGTTGGCATTAACGATTCGTACACACGGGCTCATTCAGCCGATTGTTGTGAGGCAGTATGAGGATGATAAGTACGAGATTATTGCTGGAGAAAGACGTTTTCGCGCAGCAACGAAGTTAGGCTGGGAAAAGGTCCCTGCGATCATAAAGAACTTAAATGATACAGAGACGGCTTCTGTAGCGTTAATTGAAAATTTGCAACGTGAGGAATTAACAGCAATCGAGGAAGCTGTGGCATATCAAAAGCTGATTGAGTTACATAATTTAACGCAAGAAGCATTGGCACAACGACTTGGAAAAGGACAATCTACAATCGCAAATAAGTTGCGATTGTTAAAGTTGCCTGAAGAAATAAAAAGTGCATTGTTAGAAAAAAGTATTACAGAACGTCATGCTCGTGCTCTCATTCCTTTAAAAAATGAGGAATTACAACTGAAAGTTTTACAAGAAATTGTGGAAAAACAACTCAATGTAAAACAAACAGAGGAACGAATCGCGAAATTACTAGAAGAAGTAAAACCGAAGCGCAAGGCGAAGCAAAAAGCAGTAAGCCGAGACGCGAGAATTGCTATGAATACAATTAGGCAATCATTACAAATGGTGGCTGACAGTGGTTTAAATGTTAATTCTGAGGAAGAAGAATTTGATGAGTACTATCAAATTACGATTAAAGTTCCGAAGAAAAAATAA
- the rsmG gene encoding 16S rRNA (guanine(527)-N(7))-methyltransferase RsmG: protein MNIEQFQSMLEEKGITLSSRQLEQFKIYFETLVEWNEKMNLTAITEKEEVYLKHFFDSITAAFYYDFSKPFSICDVGAGAGFPSIPLKICFPHLKVTIVDSLQKRINFLNHLAQKLELSDVAFCHDRAETFGKKEGVRESYDIVMARAVARLSVLSELCLPLVKVGGTFIAMKGAAANEEIENGKYALEVLGGELKEMSTFQLPFEESERNILLIEKKRKTPKKYPRKPGTPNKLPIEK from the coding sequence TAGAGCAGTTCAAAATCTACTTTGAAACATTAGTAGAGTGGAATGAAAAAATGAACTTAACGGCTATTACGGAAAAAGAAGAAGTATACTTAAAACACTTTTTTGATTCTATTACAGCTGCTTTTTATTATGATTTTTCAAAACCATTCTCAATTTGTGATGTTGGTGCAGGGGCTGGATTCCCAAGTATTCCTTTAAAAATCTGTTTCCCGCACTTAAAAGTAACAATTGTAGACTCATTGCAAAAACGTATTAATTTCTTAAATCATTTAGCACAAAAGCTAGAATTAAGTGACGTTGCATTTTGTCACGATCGTGCTGAAACATTTGGGAAAAAAGAAGGTGTACGTGAATCGTATGATATTGTAATGGCACGTGCAGTTGCGCGTCTTTCTGTATTAAGTGAGCTATGTTTACCACTTGTAAAAGTCGGAGGAACATTCATTGCGATGAAGGGTGCAGCAGCAAACGAAGAAATTGAAAATGGCAAGTATGCTTTAGAGGTGCTTGGCGGAGAGTTAAAAGAGATGTCTACGTTCCAATTACCGTTTGAAGAAAGTGAACGTAATATTTTATTAATCGAGAAAAAGCGCAAGACACCAAAGAAATATCCACGCAAACCGGGAACACCCAATAAATTACCTATTGAAAAATAA
- the spo0J gene encoding stage 0 sporulation protein Spo0J: MAKGLGRGINVFFPDLDVKEEETIQEIIVTELRPNPYQPRKHFNKAAIEELAASIKEHGILQPLIARKSIKGYEIVAGERRYRAAKEAGLEKVPAVVRQLNEQQMMEFALLENLQREDLNPMEEAMAYQMLMNELNVTQEQLAKRLGKSRPYIANYTRLLSLPSFVQDMIANGQLSMAHGRTLLTIKDEEQLKSLLKRIEKEGLNVRQLEKIVQEINQHVSRETKQVKKERNIFFVERETFLREKFGTDVKIKETKKEKGKIEIEFFNKEDLNRILELLSHKN, translated from the coding sequence GTGGCTAAAGGTTTAGGAAGAGGGATTAATGTGTTTTTTCCTGATTTAGATGTGAAAGAAGAAGAAACGATTCAGGAGATTATCGTAACTGAATTAAGGCCGAATCCATACCAACCGCGTAAGCACTTTAATAAAGCTGCGATTGAGGAATTAGCGGCTTCTATTAAAGAACACGGCATATTACAACCGTTAATTGCTAGAAAGAGTATTAAAGGATATGAAATTGTTGCAGGTGAAAGAAGATATCGTGCTGCCAAAGAGGCTGGACTTGAAAAGGTACCTGCCGTTGTAAGGCAATTAAACGAGCAGCAAATGATGGAATTTGCTTTGTTAGAAAACTTACAACGAGAAGATTTAAATCCGATGGAAGAGGCAATGGCATACCAGATGTTAATGAATGAGCTAAATGTAACGCAAGAACAATTAGCGAAACGTCTTGGTAAAAGTAGACCTTACATTGCAAACTATACTCGGTTATTAAGCCTCCCTTCTTTCGTACAAGATATGATTGCAAATGGTCAACTTTCAATGGCTCATGGGAGAACTTTACTTACAATCAAAGATGAAGAACAATTGAAGTCCTTATTGAAACGCATTGAAAAAGAAGGATTAAATGTTCGTCAATTAGAGAAAATCGTCCAAGAGATTAATCAACACGTTTCACGTGAAACAAAACAAGTGAAAAAAGAGCGAAATATATTTTTCGTAGAACGTGAAACGTTCTTAAGAGAAAAGTTTGGCACAGATGTGAAAATTAAAGAGACGAAAAAAGAAAAAGGTAAAATCGAAATTGAATTTTTTAATAAAGAAGATTTAAATCGTATTTTAGAATTATTATCACATAAAAATTAA
- the soj gene encoding sporulation initiation inhibitor protein Soj, with amino-acid sequence MGKIIAIANQKGGVGKTTTSVNLGAGLAQVGKKVLLVDIDAQGNATTGVGIEKSELDQCIYNVLVEDADVQGVIRKTATENLDVLPATIQLAGAEIELVPTISREVRLQRALQPVRDEYDYIIIDCPPSLGLLTINALTAADSVIIPVQCEYYALEGLSQLLNTVRLVQKHLNKDLAIQGVLLTMLDARTNLGIQVIDEVKKYFRDKVYRSIIPRNVRLSEAPSHGKPIMQYDAKSRGAEVYIDLAEEVIAGG; translated from the coding sequence ATGGGAAAAATCATTGCTATTGCTAATCAAAAAGGCGGTGTTGGAAAAACAACAACATCTGTTAATTTAGGGGCTGGATTGGCGCAAGTAGGTAAGAAAGTCCTTCTCGTAGATATTGATGCTCAAGGAAATGCAACGACTGGTGTGGGAATTGAAAAGTCAGAATTAGACCAATGTATTTACAATGTTCTTGTGGAAGATGCAGATGTTCAGGGAGTTATACGGAAAACCGCAACTGAAAACTTAGATGTTCTACCCGCTACAATTCAATTGGCTGGTGCTGAAATTGAATTGGTACCGACTATTTCCCGGGAAGTACGTTTGCAAAGGGCATTACAGCCAGTTCGTGATGAATATGATTACATTATTATCGACTGTCCCCCGTCTTTAGGGTTATTAACGATTAATGCATTAACAGCAGCAGATTCTGTTATTATTCCTGTTCAGTGTGAATATTACGCACTCGAAGGATTAAGTCAGCTATTAAATACAGTTCGACTTGTACAAAAACATTTAAATAAAGATCTAGCAATTCAAGGTGTATTGTTAACAATGCTAGATGCCCGTACAAATTTAGGGATTCAAGTTATAGATGAAGTGAAGAAATACTTTAGGGATAAAGTATACCGTTCCATTATTCCACGTAATGTTCGCTTAAGTGAGGCACCAAGTCATGGGAAACCGATTATGCAGTATGACGCTAAATCAAGAGGGGCAGAAGTATATATAGATTTAGCAGAGGAAGTGATTGCAGGTGGCTAA